From a region of the Enterobacter cancerogenus genome:
- a CDS encoding PTS transporter subunit EIIC, with amino-acid sequence MSLISGFVKSLSKLSMIGRALMLPISLLPAAGLLLAFGDKFHLPLMMNAGGVIFDNLPMLFAIGSAVGLASESGIAALSAAVSVFVTNITISTVLSITPEMASQGGKYAMVVGIPTLQMGVFGGLICGILAAWCYNRFHTMQLPEFLGFFSGKRFVAIATAFLSFLLGLLLPYVWQHIQSGIDALSVVVNGDNQAASTFIFGLVERALIPLGLHHIWYPSFWYSFGDYTTQAGQVIHGDQTIWFKMLEEGVKSFSSDTYQNAGKFMQGEFPLMLFALPAACLAMYHEAHTKNKKIAAGILFSAALTCFLTGITEPVEFTFIFVAPILYVFNAIMAGLAYMTMYLMHAHIAKSFSAGFIDYLSFGILPSFNGYQTNFLSAIIIGIPMGLIYYFTFRFVIRRFDVKTPGRTEVTANADDKSDSELATDIIGLLGGAQNINSVGSCITRLRLEVAKSEAVDKDGLNGLGARGVVFVGDNGIQVIFGARAQFIAQTMSTMIGK; translated from the coding sequence ATGAGTCTGATATCAGGGTTTGTTAAATCGTTGTCTAAGTTATCGATGATTGGCCGCGCCTTAATGCTGCCAATTTCACTGCTTCCCGCTGCGGGCCTGCTGCTGGCTTTCGGCGATAAGTTTCATCTGCCGCTGATGATGAACGCGGGCGGGGTTATCTTTGATAACCTGCCGATGCTGTTTGCCATCGGCTCTGCCGTGGGTCTGGCGTCCGAATCCGGTATCGCCGCGCTGTCTGCGGCGGTCTCGGTGTTTGTCACCAACATTACCATCAGCACCGTGCTGAGCATCACGCCGGAAATGGCCTCTCAGGGCGGGAAATACGCCATGGTGGTCGGCATTCCGACGCTGCAGATGGGCGTCTTCGGCGGGCTTATCTGCGGTATTCTCGCGGCCTGGTGTTACAACCGTTTCCATACCATGCAGCTGCCGGAGTTCCTCGGCTTCTTCTCGGGTAAGCGTTTTGTGGCGATCGCGACGGCGTTCCTGTCGTTCCTGCTCGGCCTGCTGTTGCCGTACGTCTGGCAGCATATCCAGTCCGGCATCGACGCGCTTTCAGTGGTGGTAAACGGCGATAATCAGGCGGCCTCGACCTTTATCTTCGGTCTGGTGGAGCGCGCGCTGATCCCGCTCGGCCTGCACCATATCTGGTACCCGTCGTTCTGGTACTCGTTCGGGGATTACACCACCCAGGCGGGCCAGGTGATCCACGGCGACCAGACCATCTGGTTCAAGATGCTGGAAGAAGGGGTGAAATCCTTCAGCAGCGACACCTACCAGAACGCCGGTAAGTTCATGCAGGGGGAATTCCCGCTGATGCTGTTCGCGCTGCCTGCGGCGTGTCTGGCGATGTACCACGAAGCGCACACCAAAAATAAGAAAATCGCGGCCGGTATTCTCTTCTCCGCCGCCCTCACCTGCTTCCTGACGGGGATCACCGAGCCGGTCGAGTTCACCTTTATCTTTGTGGCACCGATTCTGTACGTCTTTAACGCCATCATGGCGGGCCTGGCCTACATGACCATGTACCTGATGCATGCTCATATTGCCAAGTCGTTCTCTGCGGGCTTTATCGACTATCTGTCGTTCGGGATCTTGCCGTCGTTTAACGGCTACCAGACCAACTTCCTGAGCGCCATTATCATCGGCATCCCGATGGGCCTGATTTACTACTTCACGTTCCGCTTCGTGATCCGTCGCTTTGACGTGAAAACGCCGGGCCGTACCGAAGTGACCGCCAATGCGGATGACAAATCCGATTCCGAGCTGGCAACCGATATCATCGGCCTGCTGGGCGGCGCGCAGAATATCAACTCCGTGGGATCCTGTATCACCCGCCTGCGTCTGGAAGTGGCGAAAAGCGAGGCGGTGGATAAAGACGGCCTGAACGGACTCGGCGCACGCGGCGTTGTCTTCGTTGGCGACAACGGGATTCAGGTGATTTTCGGTGCCAGAGCACAGTTTATCGCCCAGACCATGTCCACGATGATCGGCAAATAA
- a CDS encoding porin codes for MTIKKSALAATIGAAVALTTFASQAEITVLKQDPQAGDPLSRLNFTVGGSIRPQFNMMTGDGDKGSYKRNGFDGGTRFRFAADYYLFDDISWVSYYELGVNIPALFNWDNHYAEGANDTSRRMLYTGLKSDTWGTLTFGQQNSVYYDVVGAKTDIWDYDMIGQAPGNGINGDYDGSYRSRKMLKYKKTVGDADIYASYLFEDSEYLPGNGLRYKRKGGGSLGLDYHLTTDLTWGAAWNYTRADMRNPDNGDSKSYDQNILGTALSWTPDNWTFSAGGGWYQNFLTTKKVSTDNYFAGDAWGIEYFAGYKFPVGQYAVKSIQPYFMGDRIQYVNGRNYQRIDNGVGISFQLDYGFRVDYEHVFTSSTDDLGDMNLVRLRYDF; via the coding sequence ATGACTATAAAAAAATCAGCGCTGGCGGCAACGATCGGCGCGGCAGTGGCATTAACCACCTTCGCATCCCAGGCGGAAATCACCGTTCTTAAACAAGATCCTCAGGCGGGCGATCCGCTGAGCCGTCTGAACTTCACCGTGGGCGGCAGCATCCGTCCACAGTTCAACATGATGACCGGCGACGGTGACAAAGGTTCCTACAAGCGTAACGGCTTCGACGGCGGCACCCGTTTCCGCTTCGCAGCAGATTACTACCTGTTTGATGACATCAGCTGGGTAAGCTATTACGAGCTGGGCGTGAACATTCCTGCGCTGTTCAACTGGGACAACCACTACGCGGAAGGCGCGAACGACACCTCCCGCCGCATGCTTTACACCGGCCTGAAGAGTGATACCTGGGGTACGCTGACCTTCGGCCAGCAGAACAGCGTTTACTACGACGTGGTTGGCGCGAAAACCGATATCTGGGACTACGACATGATCGGTCAGGCACCGGGTAACGGTATCAACGGCGATTACGACGGCTCTTATCGTTCACGCAAAATGCTGAAATATAAGAAAACCGTTGGCGATGCGGATATCTATGCATCCTACCTGTTTGAAGACAGCGAATACCTGCCAGGCAACGGCCTGCGTTACAAACGTAAAGGCGGCGGTTCACTGGGTCTGGACTACCACCTGACCACCGACCTGACCTGGGGCGCGGCGTGGAACTATACCCGCGCAGATATGCGTAACCCGGACAACGGCGACAGCAAATCCTACGACCAAAACATCCTCGGCACCGCGCTGAGCTGGACGCCGGATAACTGGACCTTCTCCGCAGGCGGCGGCTGGTATCAGAACTTCCTGACCACCAAAAAAGTCTCTACCGATAACTATTTCGCGGGTGACGCGTGGGGTATTGAATACTTCGCAGGCTATAAATTCCCGGTCGGCCAGTATGCGGTGAAATCCATCCAGCCTTACTTCATGGGCGATCGCATCCAGTATGTGAATGGCCGCAACTACCAGCGCATCGACAACGGTGTGGGTATCAGCTTCCAGCTGGATTATGGTTTCCGCGTGGATTACGAACACGTGTTCACCTCCAGCACCGACGACCTGGGCGATATGAACCTGGTGCGTCTGCGTTACGATTTCTAA
- the purK gene encoding 5-(carboxyamino)imidazole ribonucleotide synthase, whose product MKQVCVLGNGQLGRMLRQAGEPLGISVWPVGLDAEPEAVPFHQSVITAEIERWPETALTRELARHNAFVNRDVFPIIADRLTQKQLFDKLGLATAPWQLLSDKREWNDIFAMLGELAIVKRRVGGYDGRGQWRLRAYETAELPEECYGECIVEQGINFSGEVSLVGARAHDGSTVFYPLTHNLHQDGILRTSVAFPLANAAQQAQAEEMLSAIMHELGYVGVMAMECFITPSGLLINELAPRVHNSGHWTQNGASISQFELHLRAITDLPLPQPVVNSPSVMINLIGTDLNYDWLKLPLVHLHWYDKEVRPGRKVGHLNLNDSDTDRLRATLEAITPLLPPDYASGIVWAQSKLK is encoded by the coding sequence ATGAAGCAGGTTTGCGTTCTCGGCAACGGTCAGCTGGGCCGTATGCTGCGTCAGGCCGGTGAGCCGCTGGGGATTTCCGTCTGGCCCGTCGGGCTGGACGCCGAACCGGAAGCCGTGCCGTTCCACCAGAGCGTCATTACCGCCGAGATTGAACGCTGGCCGGAAACCGCCCTGACCCGCGAACTGGCGCGCCATAATGCCTTCGTTAACCGCGATGTTTTTCCGATCATCGCCGACCGTCTGACGCAAAAACAGCTGTTCGATAAGCTCGGCCTGGCGACCGCGCCGTGGCAGCTGCTGTCTGACAAACGCGAGTGGAATGACATTTTCGCGATGCTGGGCGAGCTGGCTATCGTTAAGCGCCGCGTGGGCGGTTACGACGGGCGCGGCCAGTGGCGACTGCGCGCCTATGAAACCGCTGAACTGCCGGAAGAGTGCTACGGCGAGTGCATCGTTGAGCAGGGCATCAACTTTAGCGGTGAAGTATCGCTGGTTGGGGCTCGCGCCCATGACGGCAGCACGGTGTTCTATCCCCTGACGCATAACCTGCATCAGGACGGCATTCTGCGCACCAGCGTGGCCTTCCCGCTGGCTAACGCCGCGCAGCAGGCGCAGGCGGAAGAGATGCTCTCTGCCATCATGCACGAGCTGGGCTACGTGGGCGTGATGGCCATGGAGTGCTTTATCACGCCGTCCGGTCTGCTGATCAACGAGCTGGCACCGCGCGTGCACAACAGCGGCCACTGGACGCAAAACGGCGCGTCTATTAGCCAGTTTGAACTGCACCTGCGCGCCATTACCGACCTGCCGCTGCCGCAGCCGGTGGTGAACAGCCCATCGGTGATGATCAACCTGATCGGGACCGATCTGAACTACGACTGGCTGAAACTGCCGCTGGTGCATCTGCACTGGTACGATAAAGAGGTTCGACCGGGCCGTAAGGTCGGCCACCTGAACCTTAATGATTCCGATACAGACCGCCTGCGCGCGACGCTGGAAGCCATTACCCCGCTGTTGCCGCCGGACTATGCGAGCGGCATTGTCTGGGCACAATCAAAGCTTAAGTAA
- the lpxH gene encoding UDP-2,3-diacylglucosamine diphosphatase, whose product MATLFIADLHLQTEEPAITAGFLRFLRGEAKSADALYILGDLFEAWIGDDDPTPLHREVAEAIKTLVDSGVPCAFIHGNRDFLLGKRYARESGMTLLPEEQVLDLYGRKVLIMHGDTLCTDDTGYLAFRAKVHTPWIQTLFLALPLFIRSRIAAKMRASSKAANSSKSMTIMDVNPQAVVNVMEKHRVQWLIHGHTHRPDVHNLIANGEPAHRVVLGAWHSEGSMVKVTPDGVELIAFPF is encoded by the coding sequence GTGGCGACACTCTTTATTGCAGATCTGCATCTGCAAACAGAAGAACCGGCGATCACCGCCGGTTTTCTGCGTTTTTTACGCGGTGAAGCGAAAAGCGCCGATGCGCTGTATATTCTGGGCGATCTGTTTGAAGCCTGGATTGGCGACGACGACCCCACCCCGCTGCACCGTGAAGTGGCTGAGGCCATTAAGACGCTGGTGGATTCCGGCGTGCCCTGCGCCTTTATCCACGGCAACCGTGATTTCCTGCTGGGCAAACGCTACGCGCGCGAATCCGGCATGACGCTGCTGCCGGAAGAGCAGGTGCTCGATCTCTATGGCCGCAAGGTGCTGATCATGCACGGCGATACGCTCTGCACCGACGATACCGGCTACCTGGCGTTTCGCGCCAAAGTGCATACGCCCTGGATCCAGACGCTGTTCCTCGCCCTGCCGCTGTTTATCCGCAGCCGTATCGCGGCCAAAATGCGCGCGAGCAGTAAAGCCGCCAACAGCAGCAAATCGATGACCATCATGGACGTTAACCCGCAGGCAGTGGTTAACGTGATGGAAAAACACCGCGTCCAGTGGTTGATCCACGGTCATACCCATCGTCCTGACGTGCACAACCTTATCGCCAACGGCGAACCCGCGCATCGCGTGGTATTAGGCGCATGGCACAGCGAAGGTTCGATGGTCAAGGTCACCCCCGACGGCGTTGAACTGATCGCCTTTCCGTTCTGA
- the mnmH gene encoding tRNA 2-selenouridine(34) synthase MnmH, with protein MNDGTDYRAILASDTPLIDVRAPIEFTQGAMPAAINLPLMDDDERAAVGTCYKRQGPEAALALGHSLVAGATRDERINAWREASLAHPDGYFCCARGGQRSHISQAWLKEAGIDYPLIRGGYKALRQAAIQATVEQSQKPMVLIGGCTGNGKTLLVKQHAQGIDLEGLAHHRGSSFGRTLTPQLSQASFENHLAVELLKKDATRWVLEDEGRMIGSNHLPECLRDRMVEAPIAVVDDPFNIRLERLREEYFDHMWADFSAAYGEEAGWKEYSEYLHHGLYAIRRRLGLQRYAELTALLDSALLEQHRTGCTEVHFSWLAPLLNDYYDPMYSYQLEKKADKIVYRGTFAEVADWLNR; from the coding sequence ATGAACGATGGAACGGACTATCGCGCGATCCTCGCGTCCGATACCCCTTTAATCGACGTTCGCGCGCCGATCGAATTTACCCAGGGCGCGATGCCCGCCGCCATCAACCTGCCCTTGATGGACGACGACGAGCGTGCCGCCGTCGGCACCTGCTATAAACGTCAGGGGCCGGAAGCGGCGCTTGCACTCGGTCACAGTCTGGTTGCGGGCGCAACACGCGACGAGCGGATTAACGCCTGGCGCGAGGCCAGCCTTGCCCACCCTGACGGCTATTTTTGCTGCGCGCGCGGTGGCCAGCGTTCGCATATTTCACAGGCCTGGCTGAAAGAGGCGGGTATCGACTACCCGCTGATCCGCGGCGGCTATAAGGCCCTGCGTCAGGCCGCGATTCAGGCGACGGTCGAGCAGTCACAAAAACCGATGGTGCTTATCGGCGGCTGTACCGGAAACGGTAAAACCCTGCTGGTAAAACAGCATGCGCAGGGCATCGATCTGGAAGGGCTGGCGCATCATCGCGGCTCGTCATTTGGCCGCACCCTTACGCCGCAGCTTTCCCAGGCGAGCTTTGAAAATCACCTTGCGGTTGAGCTATTGAAAAAAGATGCCACGCGCTGGGTGCTGGAAGATGAAGGCCGGATGATTGGCTCCAACCATCTGCCGGAGTGCCTGCGCGACCGCATGGTTGAGGCCCCGATCGCCGTCGTGGACGATCCGTTTAATATTCGCCTTGAGCGGCTGCGCGAAGAGTATTTCGACCATATGTGGGCGGACTTCTCTGCCGCCTATGGCGAAGAAGCTGGCTGGAAAGAATACAGCGAATACCTGCATCACGGGCTTTACGCTATTCGCCGTCGTCTGGGGCTGCAGCGCTATGCCGAATTGACTGCCCTGCTTGATTCCGCGTTGCTTGAACAGCATCGGACGGGCTGCACTGAGGTTCACTTTAGCTGGCTTGCGCCCCTGCTTAACGACTATTACGACCCGATGTACAGCTATCAGCTTGAGAAGAAAGCGGACAAGATTGTTTATCGCGGCACGTTCGCAGAGGTTGCGGACTGGTTGAACCGCTGA
- the cysS gene encoding cysteine--tRNA ligase — protein sequence MLKIFNTMTRQKEEFKPIHAGEVGMYVCGITVYDLCHIGHGRTFVAFDVVSRYLRFLGYNLKYVRNITDIDDKIIKRANENGESFVALVDRMIAEMHNDFDALNIQLPDSEPRATHHIHEIIDLTEKLIERGHAYVADNGDVMFSVPTDPTYGQLSRQDLEQLQAGARVDVVDVKRNPMDFVLWKMSKAGEPSWPSPWGEGRPGWHIECSAMNCKQLGKHFDIHGGGSDLMFPHHENEIAQSTCAHGGEYVNYWMHSGMVMVDREKMSKSLGNFFTVRDVLKYYDAETVRYFLMSGHYRSQLNYSEENLKQARSALERLYTALRGTDKSVPAAGGEAFEARFVEVMNDDFNTPEAYSVLFDMAREVNRLKSEDMAAANALASHLRKLSSVLGLLEQEPDAFLQSGAQADEGEVAEIEQLIKARLEARQAKDWAAADAARNRLTEMGIILEDGPQGTTWRRK from the coding sequence ATGTTAAAAATCTTTAATACAATGACGCGCCAAAAAGAGGAATTTAAACCTATCCATGCCGGGGAAGTCGGCATGTACGTGTGTGGTATTACGGTTTACGACCTCTGTCATATCGGCCATGGCCGTACCTTTGTCGCTTTCGACGTGGTTTCGCGTTACCTGCGTTTTTTGGGCTACAACCTGAAGTACGTGCGCAACATCACCGATATCGACGACAAAATCATTAAGCGCGCTAATGAAAATGGCGAAAGCTTTGTGGCGCTGGTCGATCGCATGATCGCCGAAATGCACAACGATTTTGATGCGCTGAACATCCAGCTCCCGGACAGCGAGCCGCGCGCAACGCACCATATTCATGAAATTATCGATCTCACCGAAAAGCTGATCGAACGTGGCCACGCCTATGTTGCCGACAACGGCGACGTGATGTTCTCCGTGCCGACCGACCCCACATACGGACAGCTCTCCCGTCAGGATCTGGAGCAGCTTCAGGCCGGTGCGCGCGTTGATGTGGTTGACGTGAAGCGTAACCCGATGGACTTCGTGCTGTGGAAGATGTCCAAAGCGGGCGAGCCAAGCTGGCCGTCTCCGTGGGGCGAAGGCCGTCCGGGCTGGCACATTGAATGTTCCGCGATGAACTGCAAACAGCTGGGCAAACACTTCGATATTCACGGCGGCGGATCGGACCTGATGTTCCCGCACCATGAGAATGAAATTGCACAGTCTACCTGCGCCCACGGCGGCGAATACGTCAACTACTGGATGCACTCCGGCATGGTGATGGTTGACCGTGAGAAGATGTCGAAATCGCTGGGCAACTTCTTTACCGTGCGCGACGTGCTGAAGTATTACGACGCGGAAACCGTGCGCTACTTCCTGATGTCCGGTCACTACCGCAGCCAGCTGAACTACAGCGAAGAGAACCTGAAGCAGGCGCGCTCGGCGCTGGAGCGTCTGTACACCGCGCTGCGCGGCACCGATAAGTCAGTGCCGGCTGCGGGCGGCGAGGCATTTGAAGCCCGCTTTGTTGAGGTGATGAACGATGACTTCAACACGCCGGAAGCCTACTCCGTGCTGTTCGACATGGCGCGCGAAGTGAACCGCCTGAAGTCTGAGGACATGGCCGCCGCGAACGCGCTGGCATCGCACCTGCGTAAGCTCTCCTCCGTGCTCGGCCTGCTGGAGCAGGAGCCAGACGCGTTCCTGCAGAGCGGTGCCCAGGCAGACGAGGGTGAAGTGGCTGAGATTGAGCAGCTTATCAAGGCGCGTCTGGAAGCACGTCAGGCGAAAGACTGGGCGGCCGCAGATGCAGCGCGTAACCGTCTGACCGAGATGGGCATTATTCTGGAAGATGGCCCGCAGGGCACGACCTGGCGCCGTAAGTAA
- the malI gene encoding Mal regulon transcriptional regulator MalI: protein MKKVSIIDVAKHAGVSVSTVSLVLRQKGKISEATIGKVNAAITALGYVHNVAAANLRANTSNLIGLILRDFSDSFSIKVMASIVQELEKQGYMVFLGQPLNDGDRLARCLLSFKQQGVAGVIYLASDTRTAALPEHIRQCPLPLVVVSQSLLDEKCNLVMRDNRQAANLAARYLIERGHRAIAYIGGREGCHIREQRLLGFRSALTQNGLVWREEFSPACSDDTLAAGYATRHLLEKNNSITALLCHSPDAMIGSVSGIHQVGRTVGKDVFLTQQVALVGFEDMLHVNLTSPSFTYVSSASEETGRQAAGLMIRKLKEPELQTQRITLSGQLIARESA from the coding sequence TTGAAGAAAGTCAGCATTATTGATGTCGCAAAGCATGCGGGGGTCTCGGTTTCTACCGTGTCGCTGGTGCTACGCCAGAAAGGGAAAATCTCAGAGGCCACGATCGGGAAGGTCAATGCTGCCATCACTGCGCTCGGCTATGTTCATAACGTCGCTGCCGCCAATCTTCGCGCCAACACCTCCAATCTTATCGGCCTGATTCTGCGGGACTTCAGCGACAGCTTTTCCATCAAGGTGATGGCAAGCATTGTTCAGGAGCTGGAGAAACAGGGCTACATGGTTTTTCTCGGCCAGCCGCTGAACGATGGCGATCGGCTGGCGCGCTGCCTGCTGTCGTTTAAGCAGCAGGGGGTGGCGGGGGTGATCTATCTTGCCTCCGATACCCGTACCGCCGCTCTGCCGGAGCACATTCGTCAGTGTCCGCTGCCGCTGGTGGTGGTGTCTCAGTCTCTGCTGGATGAAAAATGCAACCTGGTGATGCGCGACAACCGCCAGGCGGCGAACCTTGCCGCGCGCTATCTTATCGAGCGTGGTCATCGCGCTATCGCCTATATTGGCGGGCGTGAAGGCTGTCATATCCGCGAACAGCGTCTGCTCGGGTTTCGCAGCGCGCTGACGCAGAACGGGCTGGTCTGGCGGGAGGAGTTCTCCCCGGCCTGCAGCGATGATACGCTGGCGGCCGGTTACGCCACCCGTCATCTGCTGGAAAAAAACAACAGCATCACCGCCCTGCTCTGCCACTCGCCGGATGCGATGATCGGCTCTGTTTCCGGCATCCACCAGGTGGGGCGCACCGTCGGTAAAGACGTGTTTCTGACGCAGCAGGTCGCGCTGGTGGGTTTTGAAGATATGCTGCATGTGAACCTTACCTCGCCGTCTTTCACCTATGTTTCTTCGGCCAGTGAAGAGACCGGACGGCAGGCCGCCGGGCTGATGATCCGCAAGCTCAAAGAGCCGGAGCTGCAAACCCAGCGTATCACCCTATCCGGCCAGCTTATCGCCCGCGAATCGGCGTAA
- the ppiB gene encoding peptidylprolyl isomerase B, producing MVTFHTNHGDIVIKTFDDKAPETVKNFLDYCREGFYNNTIFHRVINGFMIQGGGFEPGMNQKETKEAIKNEANNGLKNTRGTLAMARTQAPHSATAQFFINVADNDFLNFSGESLQGWGYCVFAEVVEGMDVVDKIKGVATGRSGMHQDVPKEDVIITSVTVSE from the coding sequence ATGGTTACTTTCCACACTAATCATGGCGATATCGTAATCAAGACCTTTGATGACAAAGCGCCTGAAACAGTTAAAAACTTCCTGGACTACTGCCGCGAAGGTTTCTACAACAACACTATTTTCCACCGTGTGATCAACGGCTTTATGATCCAGGGCGGCGGTTTCGAACCTGGCATGAACCAGAAAGAGACGAAAGAAGCGATCAAAAACGAAGCGAACAACGGGCTGAAAAACACCCGTGGTACGCTGGCGATGGCGCGTACTCAGGCTCCTCACTCTGCAACCGCGCAGTTCTTCATCAACGTGGCTGACAACGACTTCCTGAACTTCTCTGGCGAAAGCCTGCAGGGTTGGGGCTACTGCGTATTCGCAGAAGTGGTTGAAGGGATGGACGTGGTTGATAAGATTAAAGGCGTTGCCACTGGCCGCAGCGGTATGCACCAGGACGTTCCTAAAGAAGACGTTATCATCACAAGCGTGACCGTCAGCGAGTAA
- the purE gene encoding 5-(carboxyamino)imidazole ribonucleotide mutase → MSSRNNPARVAIVMGSKSDWATMQFAAEIFEILDVPHHVEVVSAHRTPDKLFSFAEGAEENGYAVIIAGAGGAAHLPGMIAAKTLVPVLGVPVQSAALSGVDSLYSIVQMPRGIPVGTLAIGKAGAANAALLAAQILATQDKALHQRLVAWRKAQTDEVLDNPDPRGAA, encoded by the coding sequence ATGTCTTCCCGCAATAATCCGGCGCGTGTCGCCATCGTGATGGGGTCCAAAAGCGACTGGGCTACCATGCAGTTCGCCGCCGAAATCTTCGAAATCCTGGACGTTCCGCACCACGTTGAAGTGGTCTCCGCACACCGTACTCCCGATAAGCTGTTCAGCTTCGCCGAAGGCGCAGAAGAGAACGGCTACGCGGTGATTATTGCCGGTGCGGGCGGCGCAGCACACCTGCCGGGCATGATTGCCGCCAAAACGCTGGTGCCGGTACTGGGCGTTCCGGTCCAGAGCGCGGCGTTGAGCGGTGTCGATAGCCTCTATTCCATCGTCCAGATGCCGCGCGGTATTCCTGTGGGTACGCTGGCGATTGGCAAAGCGGGTGCGGCCAACGCCGCCCTGCTCGCTGCACAGATCCTGGCGACCCAGGATAAAGCGCTGCATCAGCGTCTGGTTGCGTGGCGTAAAGCCCAGACCGACGAGGTGCTGGATAACCCGGACCCACGAGGTGCGGCATGA
- a CDS encoding metal-dependent hydrolase, with product MPTVITHAAVPLCLGLGLGTKVIPPRLLFAGVVLAMLPDADVLAFKFGVAYGNIFGHRGFTHSLLFAFVVPLLCVFIGRRWFRASLTRCWLFLTVSLLSHSLLDSITTGGKGVGWLWPWSDERFFAPWQVIKVAPFALSRYATPYGHQVILSELLWVWLPGVVVLGVLWWRRR from the coding sequence ATGCCGACCGTTATCACTCACGCTGCCGTTCCGCTGTGCCTGGGTTTAGGGCTGGGAACAAAGGTTATCCCTCCGCGCCTGCTGTTTGCGGGTGTTGTCCTCGCCATGCTGCCGGACGCCGACGTGCTGGCGTTTAAGTTCGGCGTGGCCTATGGCAACATCTTCGGCCACCGAGGCTTTACCCATTCACTGCTGTTTGCCTTTGTGGTGCCCCTTCTCTGTGTGTTCATTGGCCGACGCTGGTTCAGGGCAAGCCTGACCCGCTGCTGGCTGTTTCTCACCGTATCGTTGCTGTCGCACAGCCTGCTGGATTCAATAACCACAGGCGGAAAAGGCGTCGGCTGGCTGTGGCCGTGGTCGGATGAACGGTTCTTCGCACCGTGGCAGGTGATTAAGGTCGCGCCGTTTGCGCTGTCGCGCTACGCCACGCCGTACGGGCATCAGGTGATACTTTCAGAACTGCTGTGGGTGTGGCTGCCGGGGGTGGTGGTGCTGGGGGTGCTGTGGTGGAGGCGGAGGTAA